One region of Culex pipiens pallens isolate TS chromosome 2, TS_CPP_V2, whole genome shotgun sequence genomic DNA includes:
- the LOC120427341 gene encoding neuronal membrane glycoprotein M6-a isoform X3 has product MGDCCKSCMTRIPYATLIATVMCLIGVGIFCGTMYRGTSFAIIMLDQVFHLRLMWIEAVQMIFVVIGASMAALGLMILFVGFLATGATRYKVYRAWGSRVGGRISCAVFMGITYILKIVWILILCFLTVVTFIFTVFWNMCANPNVQSHKNCIDLTQFYFMFPAGVAQQDMNICETKVKAFCKDGVEKCEIMFILATVSCLLIILSLVHYLMCLAANYAHIRDHEKFQELQEIQNLTEMEYTTSSKDRF; this is encoded by the exons GCGACTGCTGCAAATCATGCATGACCCGGATACCGTATGCGACGCTGATCGCCACGGTCATGTGCCTTATCGGCGTGGGTATCTTCTGCGGAACCATGTACCGGGGTACTTCCTTTGCCATCATCATGCTGGACCAGGTGTTCCACCTGCGGTTGATGTG GATTGAAGCCGTTCAGATGATCTTCGTGGTGATCGGTGCTTCGATGGCGGCGCTCGGGTTGATGATCCTGTTTGTGGGATTTTTGGCGACCGGTGCGACCCGCTACAAGGTGTACCGGGCGTGGGGATCGCGCGTTGGTGGTCGCATCTCGTGCGCGGTGTTTATGGGAATCACGTACATTCTGAAGATTGTGTGGATCTTGATTCTGTGCTTCCTGACGGTGGTTACGTTCATCTTTACCGTGTTCTGGAACATGTGCGCCAACCCGAACGTGCAGTCGCACAAGAATTGCATCGATTTGACGCAGTTTT ACTTCATGTTCCCGGCCGGAGTCGCCCAGCAGGACATGAACATTTGCGAGACCAAGGTGAAGGCCTTCTGCAAGGACGGCGTCGAAAAGTGCGAAATCATGTTCATCCTGGCCACGGTCAGCTGCCTGCTGATCATCCTCAGCCTGGTGCACTATCTGATGTGTCTGGCGGCGAACTATGCCCACATTCGGGACCACGAGAAGTTCCAGGAGCTGCAGGAGATCCAGAATCTGACCGAGATGGAGTACACTACGTCCTCGAAGGATCGCTTCTAG